GATGGCCTGCCAGCAACCACTATCTACACCTTACTGAAGGATCAGTCAGGCTATTTCTGGCTAGGTACGCCCAAAGGACTGGTTCGATACGACGGTTACGATTTTGAAGTTTATAGCAGCAATAACAAGAACAACCTGAAACTGGTTTTACCCGACGCAGGAAACATTTTTATTGATTCTAAAAAGCGTATATGGGTTGGTTCATGGGGTAAAGGGCTCGCCTTATACAATCATAATCTGGAACTCATCAAACATTTTCAGCATTCCAGCGACAATCCCCACAGCATTAGCAGCAACATGGTGCAGCTTTTTTTTGAAGACAAGCAAGGCAATATCTGGTTAGGAACCAATGGTGGTGGCCTGGGCTTATTCCGCGAAAAAACGCTGGATTTTAAGAACTTCACTCGCAAGCCCGGCGAAATGAGCAGCTTGAGTCACAATAGAGTCTGGAGTGTAACCCAATCTCAAGACGGCGCTTTATGGGTCGCAACAGGCAATGGTCTAAATAAATTACTGGATAAAGATAAAGGTATCTTTCAACAATTCCACCACAATCCAGAGGATCCTGAGTCATTGGATCATCCACTCGTAAGAGCTTTGCTGGTAGATAAAGATAATAATCTGTGGGTTGGAACAGAAACCGGCTTCGGCTTGTTCGATCAGGAATCCGGTAAATACCAAACCTTCTCTATGGAAAACCGCGGGCTGGACGCAGCCATTACCCGATTACGCGCCGGTGGAGATAATGTCATTTGGGTTGGTACGCAAAAAGGACTATACCGTTTTGAATCGGACAATCGCACATTCACCTCGTTAGTCAATGAGTCCAACTTCGCCCTGCTTCCGCACGATGATATTCGAGATATTTATGTTGATTCAGAACAACGTATATGGGTAGCCACCCGCTATGCGGGATTAACCCGTATAGATCTGGCTCCAAGTATATTTGAAGCCCACAACCGCTATTCAGAAGAAAACGGCAATATTCACGCGATTCAGAAGGTATATAACATCTTTGAAGATAAGGAGAATACTGTCTGGTTGGGTTCTGGCTCGGGTTTATTAAAGCTGACGGAAAAAGGCATCTTCAAGCACACTCTTCAAAATCTCGATAACAGCGCTCATGTACATGCTATTGTCCAGGACAAAGCCGGTACAATCTGGCTTGGAACAGAACATGGTTTGGGCACTATATCCCCGGATCAAACCACCTACATCAACAGAAATGATTTACTGGATGGTTATAGCAACCTTGCCGTTGTTGAGCTGATGCTCGATCGGGGCAATAACCTTTGGATAGCCACAGAACATGGCGGCCTGATTACCTATAATGGCAGAACCACACGTTCCATTAATCACGATCCTCTAGACCCAGACTCTATTTCCAATAATAACGTCACAGCCATGTATCAGGATAATATTGGCAGGATCTGGATTGGCACAGCAGGTTCAGGATTAAACAGGCTCGACCCCGGCCCTAATCGCTTTTTCCATTATGAATATACTCCCAGCCAGATTGGTAGTCTGGGATTTGGCAGCATAAACAGTATATTCCAAAGTTCAGACGGCATTATGTGGTTCGGAACGCCCCTCACACTGGACAAGCTCATTGATATTACAGACACCTTTGAAAACCTCTCGACCAAAGATGGATTAGCAAACAGCGATATAAAAGCCATCACAGAAGATGACTTTGGAGATCTATGGATCAGTACAGATTTGGGATTATCGCAATACAAACGATCAGGACATTACTTCATCAACTATCAGCAAAGAGACGGTATTCACGGTAATCAGTTTTTACGTCGCTCGGTGTTAAAAAGTAAAACCCATGGGCTTATATTTGGTGGTGAAAATGGTATAACCCGAGTACACACAACTGAGTCTTCTTATACAAGTAAGCCACCTACCGCGCAAATTACCGGGGTCTGGATTGATGGCAAAAAAGTACCTCAATATAGTTTTGATGACGAATCTGTACTGGAACTCCATCACACGGTAAAAAATATCCGTATAAAATTCTCAGCTCTGGATTTTTCTTCCATCGGTAAAAACCAATATTCTTATCGCATTATGGGTTTCGATGAAAACTGGTCTCAACCGGGCAATGACAATCAGATTTACTACAGTGGCCTGGATTCAGGCGAGTATGAATTCCAGGTAAAAGCCAGTAATAACAATAATGACTGGGCAGAAACGCCGACATCCTTAAAGATCACTATCTTAACGCCTTGGTGGCAACAAGTTTGGTTATACGTCCTGTTAGCCTTTGTGCTTATCGTATCAGCTACACTGTTATACAAAATCAGAACCCGTACTCTGGCAGAGCAGAAAATGCTGTTGGAAAACGAAATTTCGACTCGTACAAAAGAACTGTTTGAAGCCCAGAAACAATTGATTGAATCAGAGAAAAATGCCTCTCTTTCTGG
Above is a window of Paraneptunicella aestuarii DNA encoding:
- a CDS encoding ligand-binding sensor domain-containing protein yields the protein MNLFSLQRLTTLFILILISINSHAAFFSSVKRYSIEDGLPATTIYTLLKDQSGYFWLGTPKGLVRYDGYDFEVYSSNNKNNLKLVLPDAGNIFIDSKKRIWVGSWGKGLALYNHNLELIKHFQHSSDNPHSISSNMVQLFFEDKQGNIWLGTNGGGLGLFREKTLDFKNFTRKPGEMSSLSHNRVWSVTQSQDGALWVATGNGLNKLLDKDKGIFQQFHHNPEDPESLDHPLVRALLVDKDNNLWVGTETGFGLFDQESGKYQTFSMENRGLDAAITRLRAGGDNVIWVGTQKGLYRFESDNRTFTSLVNESNFALLPHDDIRDIYVDSEQRIWVATRYAGLTRIDLAPSIFEAHNRYSEENGNIHAIQKVYNIFEDKENTVWLGSGSGLLKLTEKGIFKHTLQNLDNSAHVHAIVQDKAGTIWLGTEHGLGTISPDQTTYINRNDLLDGYSNLAVVELMLDRGNNLWIATEHGGLITYNGRTTRSINHDPLDPDSISNNNVTAMYQDNIGRIWIGTAGSGLNRLDPGPNRFFHYEYTPSQIGSLGFGSINSIFQSSDGIMWFGTPLTLDKLIDITDTFENLSTKDGLANSDIKAITEDDFGDLWISTDLGLSQYKRSGHYFINYQQRDGIHGNQFLRRSVLKSKTHGLIFGGENGITRVHTTESSYTSKPPTAQITGVWIDGKKVPQYSFDDESVLELHHTVKNIRIKFSALDFSSIGKNQYSYRIMGFDENWSQPGNDNQIYYSGLDSGEYEFQVKASNNNNDWAETPTSLKITILTPWWQQVWLYVLLAFVLIVSATLLYKIRTRTLAEQKMLLENEISTRTKELFEAQKQLIESEKNASLSGLVAGVAHEINTPVGISVTAASNLIERSQSMLAALESNTLKKSEFIQQINNIHESAEMVLSNLMRASDLIGSFKEVSVDQISQQRRKFAFKDYMEEIIMSLTPQLKTENISMVLQCPDDLVVDSYPGAIAQLITNLTMNSIVHAFDNREGGTIEILIKRMETSPEKIYIRFSDNGKGISHDMIAKIFEPFYTTKRGKGGSGLGLQIISNITNIRLGGTIRCESELGKGTSFHIEILATPP